In the Triticum aestivum cultivar Chinese Spring chromosome 2B, IWGSC CS RefSeq v2.1, whole genome shotgun sequence genome, GCCGGGCTCCGTGTCGCGGTCGCCCTACGGCGAGACCTTCTTCGGCCGCCCCACCGGCCGCTGGTCCGACGGCCACCTCATCGTCGACTTCATCGGTACTCCttcacatgcatgcatgcttaATTAATCCGCACTTCGTTGTAGCAGTTGTACTCCTTGTACTCTAACATGCACATGACTGATGTGAGTGCGTACGGCCGTACGTGCATGCAGTGGACAGGCTGGGGTTCCCGTACTGGCCGGCATACCTGCAGGCGAAGTCGCCGGCGACGAAGGGCGACTTCCGCTACGGCGCCAACTTCGCAGTGGCCAGCGGCACGGCACTCAACCAGCTCCTCTTTAGGCTGTGTTCGGTTGGGAGGGATTTGGAGGGGGTTTGGCAGGGATTGAAATGGATTTAATCCCTTACAAGTCAAAATCTCTTcaaatcccctccaatcctcttgTGAAGGGGtgtaaccgaacaaggccttaggAAGAAGCACCTCAACGTGGACCAGATCACCCCCTACTCCCTGGGCATCCAGATCGGGTGGTTCAAGAAAGTGCTGGCCGCGATCGCCTCCACCGACGTCCAGCGGCGGGAGATCATGGCGAGCTCGCTGTTCCTGGTCGGCGAGATCGGCGCCAACGACTACAACCACCCCTTCTTCCAGAACAGGACGCTCGGGTTCGTCCGGCCGCTGGTGCCCCGGGTGATCCGGTCCATCGCGCTCTCCGTGGAGGCCCTCATCAAGCTGGGCGCCAAGAACATCTACGTGCCGGGCATCTTCCCGCTGGGCTGCGTCCCGCGGTACTTCTACTTCTACCGCGGCGGCGAGCCCGGCGACTACGACTCGGCCGGATGCCTCCGGTGGCTCAACGGCCTCACCGCGGACCACAACCGCATGCTCAAGGGCAAGCTCCGTGAGCTCGGCCGCGCCCACCCCGGCGTGTCCATCACCTACGTGGACTACTACAACGAGGTGCTCAGCCTCATCACCAGGCCGGCGGTGAACGGGTTCGCCGCGGGGACGGTGCTGCACgcgtgctgcggcggcggcgggccgtaCAACGCCAACCTCACCCTCCACTGCTCGGACCCGGGGGTGGTGCCGTGCCCGGACCCGGCCAAGTACGTGTCGTGGGACGGCCTGCACATGACGGaggcggtttacaagatcatggCGCGCGGGATGCTCGACGGCCCCTTCGCCACGCCGTCAA is a window encoding:
- the LOC123040893 gene encoding sinapine esterase-like, giving the protein MAGAVTKTTPLRLVVAVLLAFLAVTASASAPAKVNMSSSSSCRRLFSFGDSLIDTGNFIHYCKAPGSVSRSPYGETFFGRPTGRWSDGHLIVDFIVDRLGFPYWPAYLQAKSPATKGDFRYGANFAVASGTALNQLLFRKKHLNVDQITPYSLGIQIGWFKKVLAAIASTDVQRREIMASSLFLVGEIGANDYNHPFFQNRTLGFVRPLVPRVIRSIALSVEALIKLGAKNIYVPGIFPLGCVPRYFYFYRGGEPGDYDSAGCLRWLNGLTADHNRMLKGKLRELGRAHPGVSITYVDYYNEVLSLITRPAVNGFAAGTVLHACCGGGGPYNANLTLHCSDPGVVPCPDPAKYVSWDGLHMTEAVYKIMARGMLDGPFATPSIMSKCNHS